A DNA window from Purpureocillium takamizusanense chromosome 9, complete sequence contains the following coding sequences:
- a CDS encoding uncharacterized protein (COG:S~EggNog:ENOG503P0DH), translated as MGAGTVTWRPLPLRSDALPVLLVSAEMGPASYTIRLTDMANMWTETLERKGICMRGWSENTSIDPSDTPENMIKFLTSLQSALDASHPGHEKTGLSLTRGKDSGTADSLILNLTCDLPGFKPLKWPVHLEKSPCSSLATDLVLPLVQAHYSRKREVESLIQTLAQKDAVLNKLLDKLDAMGTGLEHVFTALSGRKKVARATAQDKVKGLAPFDEFRWKASLDDDADGPANAAELVESVFDESGLLYTATMAIEKSPELDNWWHSFSGMSQRTCRQISAAPPQRERTRSASHQSSNAAGGGGDGNDESDFQIQATPPRLRAGGRAKVASTAPIDNDESTESDEGSDADAVQDSNFPAVGTRSSQHHVTKEAPSRLGTIGGKTQKKPSHSPPPPPASREAQRAASPTADDSETASEAEDDSNDTPPHPPSPPNPASTGGFKARLGRIGGKPSKAETTERRQTPPPTDGETAENTTTPRKTGGLGRIGGGSFTRDDDKRGRDATSKKQVPEERRRETSEERADRRREELKRELERQAVAGPVKKKRRF; from the coding sequence ATGGGCGCCGGGACTGTGACGTGGAGGCCTCTGCCCCTACGGTCGGATGCCCTGCCAGTCCTGCTCGTCTCGGCAGAGATGGGCCCGGCCTCCTACACCATCCGCCTCACCGACATGGCAAATATGTGGACCGAGACTCTTGAGCGAAAGGGCATCTGCATGCGTGGTTGGAGCGAAAACACTAGCATCGACCCAAGCGATACCCCGGAAAACATGATCAAGTTTCTCACCAGTCTTCAGTCCGCCTTGGACGCGTCCCATCCCGGTCATGAGAAAACTGGCCTCAGCCTCACGCGAGGCAAGGACAGCGGAACCGCTGACTCGCTCATCCTCAATTTGACATGTGATCTGCCGGGCTTCAAACCACTAAAGTGGCCTGTCCACCTCGAAAAGTCACCATGCTCCAGCCTTGCCACGGATCTCGTGCTACCCCTTGTACAAGCGCACTACTCCAGGAAGCGCGAGGTGGAATCCCTCATTCAGACCCTCGCCCAAAAGGACGCCGTGCTCAACAAGCTGTTGGACAAGCTGGATGCCATGGGCACGGGGTTGGAACATGTGTTCACAGCCCTGTCGGGGCGCAAAAAGGTTGCGAGGGCCACCGCCCAGGACAAGGTCAAAGGCTTGGCCCCCTTCGACGAGTTCCGTTGGAAGGCGTCtctggacgacgatgcggatGGGCCGGCCAACGCTGCCGAGCTGGTGGAAAGCGTTTTCGATGAATCCGGTCTCCTGTATacggccaccatggccatcgAAAAGTCTCCAGAGTTGGACAACTGGTGGCATTCTTTCTCGGGTATGTCGCAACGTACATGTCGACAAATaagtgccgcgccgccgcagcgggaGAGAACGCGTTCAGCGTCACACCAGTCCTCTAACGCAgccggcgggggcggcgatggcaacGACGAAAGCGACTTTCAGATTCAAGCtacgcctcctcgtcttcgcgcCGGGGGCAGAGCCAAGGTGGCCTCTACCGCCCCAATCGACAACGACGAGTCCACCGAAAGTGACGAGGggagcgacgccgacgccgtccaaGACAGCAATTTTCCTGCGGTCGGTACAAGGTCCTCACAGCATCATGTCACCAAAGAGGCTCCGTCGCGGCTGGGCACCATCGGCGGCAAGACTCAAAAGAAGCCATCGCActctcctccaccaccaccggcatCGAGAGAAGCTCAACGGGCTGCATCCCCCACAGCCGATGATTCGGAGACCGCATCAGAGGCGGAAGATGATAGCAATGATACGCCTCCCCATCCTCCGAGCCCCCCAAATCCTGCGTCAACTGGTGGATTCAAGGCCCGGCTAGGCAGAATTGGCGGGAAACCGTCCAAGGCCGAGACTACAGAGAGACGAcagacaccgccgccgacggacggGGAGACCGCGGAAAACACTACGACGCCCAGAAAGACTGGCGGACTCGGCCGAATTGGCGGCGGATCCTTCAccagagacgacgacaagcgTGGCAGAGACGCGACGAGCAAAAAGCAAGTGCCGGAGGAACGGCGCCGGGAGACGTCGGAAGAGCGCGCTgaccgtcgccgcgaggagctcaagcGAGAGCTGGAAAGACAGGCCGTTGCGGGCCCggtcaagaagaagaggcgtTTCTAA
- the RPS21 gene encoding 40S ribosomal protein S21 (COG:J~EggNog:ENOG503P5CA), with product MENDRGEIVDLYVPRKCSATNRIIKAKDHGSVQISIAKVDENGRAITGENQVYALCGFIRAMGESDDALNRLAQRDGLVKSVWSAQR from the exons ATGGAGAACGACCGTGGCGAGATCGTCGATCT CTACGTCCCCCGCAAGTGCAGCGCGACCAACCGCATCATTAAGGCCAAGGACCACGGCTCTGTCCAGATTTCCATCGCCAAGGTTGACGAGAACGGCCGTGCCATCACCGGCGAGAACCAGGTCTACGCCCTGTGCGGCTTCATCCGCGCCATGGGtgagagcgacgacgccctgaaccgcctcgcccagcgcgacggcctggTGAAGAGCGTCTGGAGCGCCCAGCGATAA
- the PHR1 gene encoding Deoxyribodipyrimidine photo-lyase (EggNog:ENOG503NUHD~COG:L~COG:T), whose product MRPLVSFRSSFIALSRPLAATICLSRLTPLYASTTTTFVTMPPKKAAKRKSASPPGANGGGNGSNKRTKTGSGGGGKDLRQPHPFADEAEKHGIVLRKYYPPEMSNARARAYNADEIPRPIEDLVAALEQTAGARKALPVKDAVVHWFKMDLRCADNRALALAGQKAKEAGVPLICLYIVSPQDYEAHLRSPVRVDFMLRTLQVLQEDLAKLDIPLYVETVEKRNKIPNRVLELMEEWGASHLFANMEYEVDELRREAHMVHDLSENGKAFEVVHDSCVVPPGQLRSGSGNQYAVYSPWFRSWVAHIHDNLDLLELFEPPAKNPDSARTKFKKLFDCQVPDAPKNKQLSQEEKKRFRALWPCGEHAAMDRLNKFCEEKIGKYKDKRNIPADDGTSSLSVHLSSGTISARTCVRTARNRNKTKKLDGGIEGIQTWISEVAWRDFYKHVLVHWPYVCMNKPFKPEYSNISWSYDEDHFQRWCEGRTGFPIVDAAMRQLNHVGYMHNRCRMIVASFLSKDLLIDWRKGERYFMEHLVDGDFASNNGGWGFSASVGVDPQPYFRIFNPLLQSEKFDPSGEYIRKWVPELRELDDKEIHDPYGRGAGNKAKKKGYPEPVVEHKQVRERALSAYKEGIESGM is encoded by the exons ATGCGCCCGCTCGTGAGCTTCCGCTCGAGCTTCATCGCGCTGTCCAGACCATTGGCCGCAACGATCTGTCTGAGTCGATTGACGCCCCTCTAcgcatcaacaacaacaacttTCGTCACCATGCCTCCTAAAAAAGCCGCCAAGCGCAAGTCTGCCTCTCCGCCAGGCgcaaacggcggcggcaacggcagcaacaAGCGCACCAAGaccggcagcggtggcggcggcaaggacctgCGCCAGCCGCACCccttcgccgacgaggccgagaagcacGGCATCGTCCTGCGCAAGTACTACCCACCCGAGATGAGcaacgcccgcgcccgcgcctatAACGCCGACGAGATCCCCCGCCCCATCGAggaccttgtcgccgccctcgagcagacggctggcgcgcgcAAGGCCCTCCCCGTCAAGGACGCAGTCGTGCACTGGTTCAAGATGGACCTCCGCTGCGCCGACAACagggccctggccctggcgggccaaaaggccaaggaggcgggcgtgccgcTCATTTGCCTCTATATCGTCAGCCCGCAGGACTACGAGGCCCATCTAAGGTCGCCGGTGCGGGTCGACTTTATGCTGCGCACCCTGCAGGTGCTTCAGGAAGATCTCGCCAAGCTCGACATTCCACTCTACGTCGAGACGGTCGAGAAGAGGAACAAGATTCCCAatcgcgtcctcgagctcatGGAGGAGTGGGGCGCGAGCCATCTCTTCGCCAACATGGAGtacgaggtcgacgagctgcgacgGGAGGCTCACATGGTGCACGACTTGTCCGAGAACGGCAAGGCCTTCGAGGTCGTCCACGACAGCTGTGTCGTGCCGCCCGGCCAGCTGCGCAGCGGCTCGGGGAACCAGTACGCCGTCTACTCACCCTGGTTCCGCTCATGGGTTGCGCATATCCACGACAACCTTGACCTGCTGGAGCTCTtcgagccgccggccaagAACCCAGATAGCGCTCGCACGAAGTTCAAGAAGCTGTTTGACTGCCAGGTGCCCGACGCCCCCAAGAACAAGCAGCTGAGccaggaggagaagaagcggtTTCGCGCGCTTTGGCCCTGCGGTGAGCATGCGGCCATGGACAGGCTCAACAAGTTCTGCGAGGAGAAAATTGGCAAGTACAAGGACAAGAGAAACATtccggccgacgacggcacctcTAGTCTGTCGGTGCACCTGTCCAGCGGCACAATCAGCGCGAGGACCTGTGTTCGCACGGCGCGTAACAGGAACAAGACCAAGAAGTTGGACGGGGGCATCGAGGGGATCCAGACGTGGATTAGCGAGGTTGCATGGCGTGACTTTTACAAGCACGTCCTGGTCCATTGGCCATATGTCTG CATGAACAAACCGTTCAAGCCAGAGTATTCCAACATCTCGTGGTCCTACGATGAGGACCACTTCCAGCGGTGGTGCgaaggacggacgggcttCCCtattgtcgacgccgccatgcgccAACTCAACCATGTAGGCTACATGCACAACCGCTGTCGCATGATTGTCGCATCGTTCCTGTCCAAGGACCTGCTCATCGATTGGCGGAAAGGCGAGCGGTACTTTATGgagcacctcgtcgacggcgacttTGCCAGCAACaacggcggctggggctTCAGTGCCAGCGTCGGAGTCGACCCGCAGCCGTACTTTCGCATCTTTAacccgctgctgcagagCGAAAAGTTCGACCCCTCGGGCGAGTATATTCGCAAATGGGTTCCTGAACTCAGGGAACTTGACGACAAGGAGATTCACGATCCGTATGGGCGTGGCGCGGGgaacaaggccaagaagaagggatACCCGGAGCCGGTCGTCGAGCACAAGCAAGTCCGTGAACGGGCGCTGAGTGCGTACAAAGAAGGCATCGAGAGTGGCATGTGA